The Bacillus sp. Y1 genome has a window encoding:
- the recG gene encoding ATP-dependent DNA helicase RecG, with product MENNNSNLKQSVTAVKGIGAETAQSLAEMRIVTIEDLLEYFPYRYEDYRLRDLTEVKHDERITVEGKVHSEPSLMYYGKKRSRLTIRLLVERYLIQVVFFNQAYLKNKFQVNEMVTVTGKWDQHRQMITASQAKMGSNESEKKFVPVYSVKGDVTVKGLRRFINLAFSQYGNDITETLPGKMISKYKLGNRKESILSMHNPLNEEDVKKARRRFVYEEFLHFQLKMQALRKFERENSKGLPQNYNLDKVKDFIDHLPFPLTNAQKRVVNEVLKDLRSPYRMNRLLQGDVGSGKTVVAAIALFSSYTAGYQGALMVPTEILAEQHAESLKALLEPLGLTVELLTSSVKGKRRREVLERLKNGEIHILIGTHALIQDEVVFAKLGLVITDEQHRFGVEQRRVLREKGENPDVLFMTATPIPRTLAITVFGEMDVSIIDEMPAGRKAIETYWAKADMLDRVLSFMEKELVKGRQAYVICPLIEESDKLDVQNAIDVHVALQTYFHNRYQVGLMHGRLSSDEKDEVMKAFSSNQYQVLVSTTVVEVGVNVPNATMMVIYDAERFGLAQLHQLRGRVGRGSEQSYCVLLADPKTEVGKERMKIMTETNDGFVVSEKDLELRGPGDFFGRKQSGLPEFKVADMVHDYRALETARNDAMVLIESEEFWKEDEFAGLRSKLADSGVLENEKLD from the coding sequence ATGGAGAACAACAACAGTAATTTAAAGCAATCCGTAACAGCTGTAAAAGGAATCGGTGCTGAGACAGCACAAAGCCTAGCTGAAATGAGAATAGTGACTATTGAAGATTTACTTGAATATTTTCCATATCGTTATGAAGATTATCGCCTTCGCGACTTAACAGAAGTGAAGCATGACGAGAGGATTACCGTAGAAGGGAAGGTTCATAGTGAGCCTTCTCTTATGTATTATGGGAAAAAGCGGTCAAGACTAACCATCCGATTGCTAGTAGAGAGATATTTGATTCAGGTAGTATTTTTTAATCAGGCTTATTTGAAAAATAAGTTTCAAGTAAATGAAATGGTTACCGTAACCGGTAAATGGGATCAGCATCGTCAAATGATCACAGCCTCTCAAGCGAAAATGGGATCAAATGAATCAGAAAAAAAGTTTGTTCCCGTTTATAGTGTGAAAGGAGATGTGACGGTTAAAGGTCTTAGGAGATTTATTAATCTAGCATTCTCCCAGTATGGGAATGATATTACAGAGACCCTTCCTGGAAAAATGATAAGCAAATATAAGCTTGGAAACCGGAAGGAATCGATTCTTTCCATGCACAATCCGCTAAACGAAGAAGATGTAAAAAAGGCTCGTCGAAGATTTGTTTATGAAGAATTTTTGCATTTTCAGTTAAAGATGCAAGCGTTACGAAAGTTTGAAAGGGAGAATTCCAAGGGACTTCCTCAAAACTATAACTTAGATAAAGTAAAGGACTTCATTGATCATCTACCTTTCCCGCTTACCAATGCGCAGAAACGAGTGGTAAACGAGGTGTTAAAGGATTTGAGATCTCCATACCGTATGAATCGTTTGCTGCAAGGGGATGTAGGTTCTGGGAAAACAGTCGTTGCTGCTATTGCTCTTTTTTCTAGTTATACAGCTGGATATCAAGGAGCTTTAATGGTGCCCACAGAAATATTAGCTGAGCAGCATGCGGAATCGTTAAAGGCGTTATTAGAGCCTCTCGGATTAACAGTCGAGCTGTTAACGAGCTCGGTAAAGGGTAAGAGACGCCGGGAAGTGTTAGAACGGTTAAAAAACGGTGAAATTCATATATTAATCGGGACACACGCATTAATTCAGGATGAAGTTGTATTTGCCAAACTCGGTCTTGTCATTACCGATGAACAGCATCGTTTTGGCGTGGAGCAAAGAAGGGTTTTACGTGAAAAAGGAGAGAATCCGGATGTGCTCTTTATGACAGCTACTCCAATTCCTCGTACACTAGCGATTACAGTGTTTGGTGAAATGGATGTGTCAATCATTGATGAAATGCCTGCAGGTCGCAAAGCCATTGAAACGTATTGGGCAAAGGCAGATATGCTTGATCGTGTCCTTTCCTTTATGGAAAAAGAGCTTGTTAAAGGACGGCAAGCATATGTGATTTGTCCACTTATTGAGGAGTCGGACAAGCTCGATGTACAAAATGCGATTGATGTTCATGTTGCCTTACAAACATACTTTCACAATCGATACCAAGTTGGTTTGATGCATGGAAGACTTAGCTCTGATGAGAAAGATGAAGTGATGAAGGCATTCAGTTCGAACCAATATCAAGTACTTGTATCAACTACGGTTGTAGAAGTGGGAGTAAATGTTCCTAATGCGACGATGATGGTCATCTATGATGCCGAAAGATTTGGATTGGCGCAGCTTCACCAGCTACGGGGACGAGTGGGGAGAGGAAGCGAACAATCGTATTGTGTCCTTCTGGCCGATCCGAAAACAGAAGTTGGGAAAGAACGAATGAAAATTATGACTGAAACTAATGACGGCTTCGTTGTCAGTGAGAAGGACTTGGAGCTTCGAGGACCTGGAGATTTCTTTGGTCGAAAGCAAAGTGGCCTTCCTGAATTTAAGGTAGCTGATATGGTCCATGATTACCGAGCGTTAGAAACCGCTCGAAACGATGCTATGGTCTTAATAGAATCAGAGGAGTTTTGGAAAGAGGATGAATTCGCTGGGCTGCGTTCAAAGCTTGCAGACTCTGGTGTATTGGAAAATGAAAAGCTAGATTGA
- the fapR gene encoding transcription factor FapR: MRKSKKERQRLLIETIKENPFITDEELAEQFTVSVQTIRLDRLELSIPELRERIKNVAEKRFDDEVRSLPIDEVIGEIIDIELDQTAISIFDVKHEHVFKRNQIARGHHVFAQANSLAVAVINDELALTAKANIQFTRSVKENERVIAKAKVLRIDEEKGRTLVEVNSFVNNELVFTGEFEMYRYKK, encoded by the coding sequence ATGAGAAAAAGTAAAAAAGAACGTCAACGACTTTTAATAGAAACAATAAAAGAAAACCCGTTTATTACCGATGAGGAACTTGCTGAACAATTTACGGTTAGCGTACAAACCATCCGGTTAGATCGGTTAGAGTTATCGATCCCTGAGCTACGGGAAAGAATAAAGAATGTCGCTGAAAAGCGGTTTGACGATGAAGTACGTTCTTTACCAATCGATGAAGTGATTGGTGAAATTATTGATATTGAGCTTGACCAAACAGCTATTTCTATTTTTGATGTTAAGCATGAACATGTGTTTAAGAGAAACCAAATCGCAAGGGGTCACCACGTTTTTGCTCAGGCTAATTCATTAGCGGTTGCAGTGATTAACGATGAACTGGCTTTAACGGCAAAGGCAAATATTCAATTTACCAGATCGGTTAAGGAAAATGAACGCGTCATTGCAAAAGCAAAAGTGTTACGAATTGATGAAGAAAAAGGTAGAACTCTTGTAGAAGTCAATAGTTTTGTGAATAATGAACTAGTATTTACTGGTGAATTTGAAATGTATCGCTATAAAAAATGA
- the plsX gene encoding phosphate acyltransferase PlsX has translation MKLALDAMGGDHAPKEIVLGAIKAVQAFDDVHICLVGDEAKIKEHLTPHDRISILHTEEVILGTDEPVKAVRRKKNSSMVLAAKLVADKEADGCISAGNTGALMATGLFVVGRIEGIERPALAPTLPTIGGEGFLLLDVGANVDAKPEHLLQNAIMGSIYAENVRGVKNPRVGLLNIGTEEKKGNELSKLAFDLLKEAPVNFIGNVEARDLLDGVADVVVTDGFTGNMVLKTIEGTALSVFKMLKTTLYSSLKTKIAAAVLKPDLMQLKAKMDYSEYGGAGLFGLKAPVIKAHGSSDANSVYNAIRQTRDMVGKKVAPTIKEAISKYTEAREE, from the coding sequence ATGAAATTGGCCCTTGATGCAATGGGAGGCGACCATGCTCCAAAAGAAATCGTTCTAGGAGCGATAAAGGCCGTTCAAGCATTTGATGATGTACATATATGTTTAGTTGGTGATGAAGCAAAAATTAAGGAGCATCTCACACCACACGACAGAATATCGATTTTACATACGGAAGAGGTTATTTTAGGCACTGATGAGCCTGTAAAAGCGGTGAGACGAAAGAAGAATTCATCCATGGTTCTAGCTGCAAAGCTTGTTGCTGACAAAGAGGCAGATGGTTGTATATCTGCTGGTAATACAGGGGCTTTAATGGCGACTGGTTTGTTTGTAGTAGGACGTATTGAAGGAATTGAAAGACCCGCATTAGCTCCAACCTTACCGACGATTGGTGGAGAAGGGTTTCTTTTGCTTGATGTTGGTGCAAATGTTGATGCAAAGCCTGAGCACTTATTGCAAAATGCCATCATGGGTTCCATCTATGCTGAAAACGTAAGAGGGGTAAAGAATCCAAGAGTCGGGCTTTTGAATATCGGAACAGAAGAGAAAAAGGGAAATGAGTTATCCAAACTTGCTTTTGATCTTCTAAAGGAAGCACCTGTTAACTTTATTGGAAACGTGGAAGCTAGGGATTTGCTTGATGGTGTTGCAGATGTAGTAGTCACCGATGGTTTTACTGGCAATATGGTATTAAAGACGATTGAAGGAACCGCTTTATCCGTATTTAAAATGCTTAAAACAACTTTATATAGCTCTTTGAAGACGAAGATAGCAGCAGCTGTTCTAAAGCCAGACCTGATGCAATTAAAAGCAAAGATGGACTATTCAGAATATGGTGGTGCGGGATTGTTCGGACTAAAGGCACCTGTCATTAAAGCTCATGGATCATCAGATGCAAACTCAGTTTACAATGCAATTAGACAAACGAGGGACATGGTGGGAAAGAAGGTTGCGCCTACGATTAAAGAGGCGATATCAAAATACACAGAAGCTAGAGAGGAGTAA
- the fabD gene encoding ACP S-malonyltransferase — protein sequence MGKLAIIFPGQGSQTVGMGKVFAETNKEVQSVFEQADKKLGFSLSNLIFEGPQDELTKTTNTQPALLTTSIALFEQFKKAEIKADYMAGHSLGEYTALVAAGAIGFEDGVYAVRKRGEFMEEAVPNREGTMAAVLGLDRDTLAEAVEKAAAEGDIVGLANMNCPGQIVISGSRRGVELASQFAKEVGAKRVLPLEVSGPFHSQLMKPASGRLREVLDGISISEATVPVIANVNAQEMTGAEEIKERLLEQLYSPVLWEDSVKHMIELGVDTFVEIGPGKVLSGLVKKVERSVQTYSISDEETLLATINALKERTV from the coding sequence ATGGGTAAATTAGCGATTATCTTTCCTGGACAAGGTTCTCAAACAGTTGGGATGGGAAAAGTCTTTGCAGAGACAAACAAGGAAGTTCAATCTGTTTTTGAACAAGCGGACAAAAAATTAGGGTTTTCTCTATCCAATCTTATTTTTGAAGGCCCGCAAGATGAGTTAACGAAAACAACTAACACTCAACCTGCGCTTTTAACAACATCCATTGCGCTGTTTGAGCAATTCAAGAAAGCTGAGATAAAAGCAGACTATATGGCTGGGCATAGCTTAGGTGAATACACAGCATTGGTAGCTGCTGGAGCGATTGGTTTTGAGGATGGAGTGTACGCGGTTCGTAAACGTGGTGAGTTTATGGAAGAAGCTGTACCTAACCGGGAAGGTACGATGGCGGCTGTATTAGGTCTAGACCGTGATACTTTGGCAGAAGCGGTAGAAAAAGCAGCGGCTGAAGGAGACATAGTAGGCCTAGCGAATATGAATTGCCCTGGGCAAATCGTTATTTCAGGCTCTAGAAGAGGAGTGGAACTTGCTTCCCAGTTTGCGAAGGAAGTAGGAGCAAAACGAGTTCTTCCGCTTGAAGTTAGTGGGCCATTTCATTCGCAACTTATGAAGCCAGCTTCAGGTCGTTTACGTGAAGTGTTAGACGGAATATCAATCAGTGAAGCGACTGTTCCTGTCATCGCCAACGTGAATGCACAAGAAATGACAGGTGCTGAGGAAATTAAAGAGCGATTGCTTGAGCAGCTATACTCTCCTGTGTTATGGGAAGATAGTGTGAAGCATATGATTGAACTTGGTGTAGATACTTTTGTTGAAATCGGACCTGGGAAAGTGTTGTCTGGTTTAGTAAAGAAAGTGGAACGTTCTGTTCAAACCTATTCAATTTCTGATGAAGAAACGCTACTGGCAACGATTAATGCATTAAAGGAGAGAACAGTATGA
- the fabG gene encoding 3-oxoacyl-[acyl-carrier-protein] reductase — translation MKLLGKVALVTGASRGIGRDIAIELAKAGANVAVNYAGSEARANEVVQEIQSLGREAFAVQCDVANGESVAEMVKQTIDLWGSLDILVNNAGITRDNLIMRMKEDEWDDVINTNLKGVFLCTKAVTRQMMKQKSGRIINISSVVGESGNAGQANYVAAKAGVIGLTKTTAKELAPRGITVNAVAPGFITTDMTDKLTDEIKEGMLKMIPLAKFGEPKDIANAVTFLASDDSRYITGQTIHVNGGMVM, via the coding sequence ATGAAGCTTTTAGGAAAAGTGGCACTTGTTACAGGTGCTTCACGTGGAATCGGAAGAGACATTGCGATTGAACTTGCAAAAGCGGGCGCAAATGTTGCGGTTAATTACGCTGGAAGTGAAGCTCGTGCAAATGAAGTGGTTCAAGAAATTCAAAGTCTTGGAAGAGAAGCATTTGCCGTTCAATGCGATGTTGCTAATGGAGAGTCTGTTGCGGAGATGGTGAAGCAAACGATAGACCTTTGGGGAAGTCTAGATATTCTTGTCAATAATGCAGGAATCACTAGAGATAACCTAATTATGCGTATGAAGGAAGACGAATGGGACGATGTTATTAATACAAACCTAAAAGGTGTGTTCCTTTGTACAAAAGCCGTTACTCGTCAAATGATGAAGCAGAAGAGTGGCAGAATTATTAATATTTCTTCCGTTGTCGGAGAAAGCGGGAACGCTGGTCAAGCCAACTATGTGGCAGCAAAGGCTGGGGTGATCGGTTTAACGAAGACTACGGCAAAGGAACTTGCTCCTCGTGGGATCACGGTTAATGCTGTTGCACCTGGTTTTATTACAACTGATATGACAGATAAGCTAACCGATGAGATTAAAGAGGGAATGTTAAAGATGATTCCACTGGCTAAGTTTGGTGAACCGAAGGATATTGCCAATGCAGTTACGTTTTTAGCATCTGATGACAGCCGCTATATTACGGGACAAACCATCCATGTTAACGGTGGAATGGTCATGTAA
- a CDS encoding acyl carrier protein, with protein MADVLERVTKIIVDRLGVEENQVTLEASFKDDLGADSLDVVELVMELEDEFDMEISDDDAEKISTVGDAVNYIKSTQ; from the coding sequence ATGGCAGATGTATTAGAGCGCGTAACGAAGATTATCGTTGACAGACTTGGAGTAGAAGAAAATCAAGTGACTCTTGAAGCTTCTTTCAAGGATGATCTTGGTGCTGATTCCCTTGACGTAGTAGAACTAGTTATGGAATTAGAGGACGAGTTTGATATGGAAATCTCTGACGATGATGCTGAAAAGATTTCTACAGTGGGTGACGCTGTGAATTACATAAAAAGTACTCAATAA
- the rnc gene encoding ribonuclease III, whose amino-acid sequence MSKYGKEREKRSFRSYDKLFKEFQAEQGINFTDEKLLKQAFTHSSYVNEHRRKPYEDNERLEFLGDAVLELTVSQFLYKKYPMMSEGELTKLRAAVVCEPSLVRFANELTFGKLVLLGKGEEMTGGRERPALLADVFEAFIGALFLDKGIETVIGFLERVVFPKINEGAFSHVMDFKSQLQELVQRDGIGTIEYKILLERGPAHNREFVSKVCLNNEELGQGTGRSKKEAEQHAAQMALEKIKSHLNGAKEQLEEKQQE is encoded by the coding sequence ATGAGCAAGTACGGAAAAGAAAGAGAGAAACGTAGCTTTCGCTCTTATGATAAATTATTTAAAGAATTTCAAGCAGAACAAGGAATTAACTTTACAGACGAGAAGCTATTAAAACAAGCATTTACCCATTCATCATATGTGAATGAGCATCGTAGAAAGCCCTATGAAGATAATGAGAGGCTTGAATTTTTAGGAGACGCTGTATTAGAATTAACCGTTTCACAATTCCTTTACAAGAAATACCCGATGATGAGCGAAGGAGAGTTGACGAAGCTGCGTGCAGCTGTTGTTTGTGAGCCCTCTTTAGTAAGGTTTGCAAACGAACTTACTTTTGGGAAACTAGTGCTTCTTGGAAAAGGGGAAGAAATGACAGGAGGCCGTGAGCGTCCAGCACTGTTAGCGGATGTGTTTGAGGCATTTATTGGTGCACTCTTCTTGGACAAAGGAATTGAAACAGTAATTGGATTTTTAGAAAGAGTTGTATTTCCTAAAATTAACGAAGGTGCTTTTTCTCATGTGATGGATTTTAAAAGTCAGCTGCAAGAGCTTGTACAAAGAGATGGAATTGGTACAATCGAATACAAAATTTTACTAGAGCGAGGACCGGCCCATAACAGGGAGTTTGTCTCAAAGGTTTGTTTAAACAACGAAGAGCTTGGACAAGGTACAGGGAGATCGAAGAAAGAAGCGGAGCAGCATGCTGCACAAATGGCTTTAGAAAAGATCAAATCTCACCTTAATGGAGCAAAAGAACAGCTAGAAGAAAAACAACAGGAGTAG
- the smc gene encoding chromosome segregation protein SMC, whose translation MYLKRLDVVGFKSFAERIGVDFVPGVTAVVGPNGSGKSNITDAIRWVLGEQSAKSLRGSKMEDIIFAGSDSRKALNFAEVTLTLDNEDQALPIEYNEVSVTRRVYRSGDSEFQINKQTCRLKDIVDLFMDSGLGREAFSIISQGKVEEILNSKAEERRTIFEEAAGVLKYKSRKKKAESKLTETQDNLNRVSDILHELETQVEPLKIQASIAKDFLQQKEELEKIEVAVTVHEIEDLHEKWEKLTSQLEQHKEDEMKLSTVIQSKEARIVEMRDHMAALDESITDLQDVLLRVSEELEKVEGRKEVLKERKKNASQNKEQLRKSIEEVSLKIQELTSLQLEQEESYHRMNDEVLSLKKLLKEKQEVLSSFSENIEERIESLKSDYIEILNRQASSKNELQNTDKQLGQQGVKNTRLEADNEKYLQERRVISTRKQEIEASIAGVQKNLEEQVHVFREEQKKLENLKNKYQKQETQLYQAYQFLQKAKSRKDMLEEMEDDYSGFFQGVKEVLKARDGKLSGIEGAVAELIQVPKSYEVAIETALGAAMQHIVVANEENGRKAILYLKQNSFGRATFLPLSVIRGKSLSSSQLQALKGHPSYVGVAKDLIGFDQKYEEIFSNLLGTVVITKDLKGANELAKLLQYRCRFVTADGDIVNPGGSMTGGAVKANTSSLLSRKGELEELKGKLLGMEAQTHELEAQVKELKSSITTQEQKLEDIRKQGEDLRLLEQSKKGDLREIEIEEKNINEKLKIYDLDMSQFLQDQTQLSSRKVELTELLSTYANELAELDRQIQALSEKKSFQNSSKESVVNEIGELKVKLAGLMEQHHGLSEKLEATRASLLEHTKRHETFEEDLSLLSTEMNSSSSGEQLLEQEASKKLQDKNETISMISSRREERLKLHSTLEDSELELRELLRQHKGLTLALKDEEVKLGRLDVELENRLSHLREEYLLSFEAAKEEYPLVLPVEEARKRVKLIRLAIEELGVVNIGAIEEYERVSERYEFLLEQKNDLQEAKDTLFQVIDEMDEEMKKRFEQTFYGIRSHFEFVFQALFGGGRADLKLTNPEDLLNTGVEIVAQPPGKKLQNLGLLSGGERSLTAIALLFSILKVRPVPFCILDEVEAALDEANVYRFSQYLKRYSDETQFIVITHRKGTMEEADVLYGVTMQESGVSKLVSVRLEETKELIET comes from the coding sequence GTGTATCTCAAACGTTTGGATGTAGTAGGATTCAAGTCGTTTGCTGAGAGAATTGGGGTCGATTTTGTCCCGGGTGTCACAGCAGTGGTTGGTCCAAATGGAAGTGGAAAAAGTAATATCACCGATGCGATTCGTTGGGTGTTAGGAGAGCAGTCAGCGAAATCGCTTCGTGGCTCAAAGATGGAGGATATTATCTTTGCTGGTAGTGATTCGCGAAAAGCATTGAATTTTGCTGAAGTAACGTTGACGTTGGATAATGAAGATCAAGCATTACCGATTGAATACAATGAGGTAAGTGTCACTAGACGTGTGTATCGCTCTGGAGATAGTGAGTTTCAAATCAATAAACAAACATGCAGGCTAAAAGATATCGTTGATTTGTTTATGGACTCTGGATTAGGGAGAGAAGCGTTTTCGATCATTAGCCAAGGAAAAGTTGAAGAAATATTAAACAGCAAGGCCGAAGAAAGAAGAACGATTTTTGAAGAGGCTGCTGGTGTTCTAAAATATAAAAGTCGTAAAAAGAAAGCTGAGTCAAAGCTAACAGAAACTCAGGATAATTTAAATCGTGTGAGTGATATCTTGCATGAATTAGAAACGCAAGTAGAGCCACTTAAAATTCAAGCGTCGATTGCAAAGGATTTTCTGCAGCAAAAAGAAGAGCTCGAAAAGATTGAAGTAGCGGTAACGGTGCACGAAATTGAGGATCTTCATGAAAAGTGGGAAAAGCTGACTAGTCAGCTTGAACAACATAAAGAGGATGAAATGAAGCTATCTACCGTTATTCAATCGAAGGAAGCTAGAATTGTTGAAATGAGAGATCATATGGCGGCCCTCGATGAATCGATTACCGATTTGCAGGACGTTTTACTGCGTGTTAGTGAGGAGCTTGAAAAGGTTGAAGGCAGAAAAGAGGTTCTAAAAGAGAGAAAGAAAAATGCTTCGCAAAACAAAGAGCAACTTAGAAAAAGCATAGAAGAAGTTTCTCTGAAAATCCAAGAATTAACCTCGCTTCAACTTGAGCAAGAGGAAAGCTATCACCGTATGAATGATGAGGTACTCTCTCTTAAAAAACTGTTAAAAGAAAAGCAGGAAGTTCTCTCGTCGTTTAGTGAGAATATTGAAGAGCGAATCGAGTCATTAAAAAGTGATTATATTGAAATTTTAAACAGACAAGCATCTAGTAAGAATGAGCTTCAAAACACAGACAAGCAGCTTGGACAGCAAGGTGTGAAAAACACAAGATTAGAAGCTGATAACGAAAAGTATCTTCAAGAAAGACGTGTTATCTCCACCCGTAAGCAGGAAATTGAAGCTAGTATTGCTGGTGTTCAAAAAAATCTTGAAGAACAAGTTCATGTATTTAGAGAAGAGCAGAAAAAGCTAGAAAACTTGAAGAATAAGTATCAAAAACAAGAAACTCAGCTTTATCAAGCGTATCAATTTTTACAAAAAGCAAAGTCTAGAAAAGATATGTTAGAAGAGATGGAAGATGACTATTCTGGTTTTTTCCAAGGAGTAAAGGAAGTATTAAAGGCAAGAGATGGCAAACTTTCTGGGATTGAGGGGGCTGTCGCCGAGCTTATCCAAGTACCGAAATCGTATGAAGTTGCGATTGAGACTGCTTTAGGCGCTGCGATGCAGCATATAGTCGTTGCGAATGAGGAAAATGGGAGAAAAGCGATTCTTTATTTAAAGCAAAACTCCTTTGGACGAGCAACATTCCTGCCTCTTAGTGTCATAAGAGGGAAGAGTCTATCAAGTAGTCAGCTTCAGGCACTAAAAGGCCATCCATCTTATGTAGGAGTAGCGAAGGATTTAATTGGGTTTGATCAAAAATATGAAGAAATATTTTCAAATCTTTTAGGTACGGTGGTCATCACGAAGGACTTAAAGGGTGCGAACGAGCTTGCTAAGCTTTTACAATATCGATGTCGATTTGTTACGGCAGATGGGGATATCGTAAACCCAGGTGGTTCGATGACTGGTGGTGCAGTAAAGGCAAATACATCTTCGCTACTGAGCCGTAAAGGTGAGCTTGAAGAGTTAAAAGGTAAACTATTGGGAATGGAAGCTCAAACACATGAGCTAGAAGCGCAGGTGAAGGAGCTTAAATCTTCTATCACAACTCAGGAGCAAAAGCTTGAGGATATTCGAAAACAAGGGGAGGATCTTCGCCTTCTCGAGCAATCGAAAAAGGGTGACCTCAGAGAAATTGAGATTGAAGAAAAAAATATCAATGAAAAGCTAAAAATCTATGATCTCGACATGTCTCAATTTTTACAAGACCAGACGCAGTTGTCTTCACGTAAAGTTGAGTTAACGGAATTGTTATCAACGTATGCGAATGAACTAGCCGAACTTGATAGGCAAATTCAAGCATTATCAGAAAAGAAATCTTTCCAAAATAGTTCTAAAGAATCAGTGGTCAATGAAATTGGGGAACTGAAGGTGAAGCTCGCTGGACTAATGGAGCAGCATCACGGTTTGTCCGAAAAGCTTGAAGCAACAAGAGCATCTCTTTTAGAGCATACGAAACGACATGAAACGTTTGAAGAGGATCTATCCTTGTTATCAACGGAGATGAACTCTAGTAGTTCAGGAGAACAGCTCTTAGAACAAGAGGCTTCCAAAAAGCTGCAAGATAAAAATGAAACCATCTCTATGATTTCTTCACGCCGTGAAGAACGATTGAAGCTTCACAGTACCTTAGAGGATTCTGAGCTTGAATTAAGAGAGCTTTTAAGACAGCATAAGGGTTTAACACTTGCGCTTAAGGATGAAGAAGTAAAGCTAGGGCGTCTCGATGTAGAGTTAGAAAACAGACTTTCTCACCTCCGAGAAGAGTACCTGCTGTCATTTGAAGCGGCCAAAGAAGAGTACCCTCTCGTTCTACCGGTTGAGGAGGCTCGTAAAAGAGTAAAGCTAATTCGTCTTGCAATAGAAGAGCTCGGAGTCGTAAACATCGGTGCAATTGAAGAATATGAGCGTGTCTCCGAACGCTACGAATTCTTGCTCGAGCAGAAAAATGACCTGCAGGAAGCAAAGGATACATTGTTCCAGGTCATCGATGAAATGGACGAAGAAATGAAGAAGCGATTTGAGCAAACCTTCTACGGAATTCGTTCGCATTTTGAATTTGTTTTCCAAGCACTGTTTGGCGGAGGAAGAGCAGACTTAAAGTTAACGAACCCAGAAGACTTATTAAATACAGGGGTAGAAATCGTTGCACAACCACCAGGGAAAAAGCTGCAGAATTTAGGACTCTTATCCGGTGGAGAGCGATCGCTTACAGCAATTGCTCTATTGTTCTCCATATTAAAAGTTAGACCTGTACCATTTTGTATTCTCGATGAAGTAGAAGCTGCTTTAGACGAGGCCAATGTGTATCGTTTTAGCCAATATTTAAAACGATACAGTGACGAAACACAGTTTATCGTTATTACTCACCGAAAAGGCACAATGGAAGAAGCGGATGTGCTTTACGGGGTAACGATGCAGGAGTCGGGGGTTTCAAAGCTTGTTTCTGTTAGATTGGAAGAAACAAAAGAATTGATTGAAACGTAA